The Lycium barbarum isolate Lr01 chromosome 10, ASM1917538v2, whole genome shotgun sequence genome includes a region encoding these proteins:
- the LOC132614179 gene encoding uncharacterized protein LOC132614179, whose protein sequence is MDDRTVLDKGGKRQLPGWMFATSAADQLKEKVKTDHVDDNDNTEEKIVTKRRKNRKITDKKEAFTEESTTQIPICQTTKRSRRKLNLPNDDCNDECGLTGSECDRMKVNGDGPLPMLRRRKQKTKNSKIEEGAEMEETITEASDKSGLRKRKYSRVKENSNEAGPSSRRQKQKAKNSRNGNCADVEESTPKTDDEDLTVEDLMSIAEEYAGDDDEDLTVEDLMSIAKEYVNESEQAASNKEKSGPMEDAISMSLGSLSDIEVDNQSLRRETNFDSISIQERTIDAPPPKVKMSENPTQDMLDLFLGPLLKKTHEEKRVEQVREEMNFACDLNKNKQSDPSGDRPVVVKKKSSLKDKVALLLD, encoded by the exons ATGGATGATCGGACTGTTCTTGACAAGGGTGGAAAAAGGCAGTTGCCTGGGTGGATGTTTGCTACGTCTGCTGCTGATCAATTAAAGGAAAAAGTCAAGACTGATCATGTAGACGATAATGATAATACAGAGGAGAAGATTGTTACCAAGAGGCGGAAAAACAGAAAGATTACAGATAAAAAGGAAGCATTCACTGAGGAGTCAACTACTCAGATTCCAATATGTCAAACAACAAAAAGAAGCAGAAGAAAGTTAAACCTACCAAATGATGATTGTAATGATGAATGCGGTTTAACGGGGAGTGAATGTGACAGGATGAAGGTAAATGGTGATGGACCGTTGCCTATGTTGAGGAGACGGAAACAGAAAACGAAGAATTCCAAGATTGAGGAAGGTGCTGAGATGGAAGAGACAATAACAGAAGCAAGTGATAAAAGTGGCTTAAGGAAGAGAAAATACAGCAGGGTGAAGGAAAATTCTAATGAAGCTGGCCCTAGTTCAAGGAGGCAGAAACAGAAAGCAAAGAATTCTAGGAATGGGAATTGCGCTGATGTTGAAGAGTCAACACCAAAAACAGATGATGAGGATTTGACTGTTGAAGATCTAATGAGCATAGCAGAAGAG TATGctggtgatgatgatgaagatTTGACCGTAGAAGATTTAATGAGCATAGCTAAAGAG TATGTGAATGAGAGCGAGCAAGCTGcatcaaacaaagaaaaaagcGGTCCAATGGAGGATGCTATTTCCATGTCATTAGGCTCGTTAAGTGACATTGAAGTTGACAATCAATCATTGAGAAGAGAAACAAATTTTGATAGTATTTCAATTCAAGAGAGAACAATTGATGCTCCTCCTCCTAAGGTTAAGATGTCCGAGAATCCTACCCAAGACATGTTAGATTTGTTTTTGGGCCCCCTATTGAAGAAAACTCACGAGGAGAAGAGAGTTGAACAAGTTAGAGAAGAAATGAATTTTGCTTGTGATCTAAACAAGAATAAACAAAGTGATCCTTCTGGGGATCGGCCAGTTGTGGTAAAGAAGAAGAGCAGTCTCAAGGACAAGGTAGCCCTGCTTCTTGACTAA
- the LOC132615410 gene encoding gibberellin 2-beta-dioxygenase 6-like, producing the protein MMIESWNPPLLHDYSKLSRRQNIRNDGGANLSAEKVLMEECELPLIDLNGLTSEDEREKIRCEDAISKASSEWGFFQVVNHGVSLELLRKMRREQMKLFKAPFEMKASCGILNNSYRWGNSTATCPKQFSWSEAFHIPLTKISEAACYGEFTTLREVMVEYANAMQNLAKSLAGVLVRNLGHRDSHIKEICNESSCFLRLNHYPKCQISQEIFGLVPHTDSDFLTILHQDEVGGLQLMKDNKWVAVKPNQNALIVNIGDLFQAWSNDVYKSVEHKVMANGKMERFSIAYFLCPSYDSLIGSCKEPSVYKKFTFGEYRYQIQQDVKLIGHKVGLSRFLL; encoded by the exons ATGATGATAGAGTCTTGGAATCCTCCTCTCCTACATGACTACTCTAAGCTTTCGCGACGACAAAACATTCGTAATGATGGTGGAGCAAACCTCAGCGCTGAAAAAGTACTGATGGAAGAGTGTGAACTTCCATTGATAGACCTGAATGGTCTGACAAGTGAAGATGAGAGAGAAAAGATCAGATGCGAAGACGCCATTTCAAAGGCTTCTTCTGAATGGGGTTTTTTCCAAGTTGTGAACCATGGTGTGAGTCTTGAATTACTTAGAAAAATGAGAAGAGAACAAATGAAATTGTTTAAAGCACCTTTTGAGATGAAAGCTAGTTGTGGAATTTTAAATAATTCTTATAGATGGGGGAATTCAACAGCTACTTGTCCAAAACAATTTTCTTGGTCAGAAGCTTTTCATATCCCTTTGACAAAGATTTCAGAAGCTGCTTGTTATGGAGAGTTCACAACTTTGAG GGAAGTGATGGTGGaatatgcaaatgcaatgcaaaatcTAGCCAAATCACTTGCTGGAGTTCTTGTAAGAAACTTAGGCCACAGAGATAGTCACATCAAAGAAATATGCAATGAGAGTTCATGTTTCCTTAGATTAAATCACTATCCAAAATGTCAAATTTCTCAAGAAATATTTGGATTAGTGCCACACACAGATAGTGATTTCTTAACAATTCTTCATCAAGATGAAGTTGGTGGACTTCAGCTAATGAAAGACAACAAATGGGTAGCTGTCAAGCCTAACCAAAATGCACTTATTGTCAACATTGGAGATCTTTTTCAG GCTTGGAGCAATGATGTGTATAAAAGTGTGGAACACAAAGTGATGGCTAATGGGAAAATGGAGAGATTCTCAATCGCTTATTTCCTTTGTCCTTCTTATGATTCTTTAATTGGAAGCTGCAAAGAGCCCTCTGTCTATAAGAAATTCACCTTTGGAGAATACAGATATCAGATTCAACAAGATGTCAAATTGATTGGCCACAAAGTAGGTCTCTCGAGATTTCTTCTATAG